Below is a window of Streptomyces sp. NBC_01429 DNA.
TCATCTCGGCGCTCGGCTTCGCCCAGCAGACCTGGCGCGCCTGGCAGCGGGAGAACGGCGGCGCGATCGTGAACATCGCGTCGGTCGCCGGTGTCTCGGCGTCCCCCTTCATAGGGGCGTACGGCATGAGCAAGGCCGCGATGGTCAATCTGACGCTCCAGCTGGCCCACGAGTTCGCCCCGGTCGTGCGCGTCAACGCCATCGCCCCGGCCGTCGTCAAGACCCGGTTCGCCCAGGCGCTCTACGAGGGCCGGGAGGCCGAGGCCGCCGCCGCGTATCCGCTCGGCAGGCTGGGGGTGCCCGAGGACATCGGGGGCGCCGCCGCCTTCCTCACCTCCGAGCAGTCGGACTGGATCACCGGACAGACGCTGATGGTCGACGGAGGGATCTTCCTCAACGCCGGAGTGGGCTGAGCCGCCGGGCATTCACCTTTCCAAAAGTCCCACCGGATCTCCGTACGGGTCCGGTGGGCATCGCGGTAAGGTCTGCCGATCCATGGGCTGAACAAGGAGCGTGCGCGTGTTCAACCGGACCAGTCGGCAGGCCGTTACGGCCGCATTGCTCATATCGCTGCTCGCGGGATGCGGTCTGTTCCCGGGCAAATCCGAGAGACCCGTAGTCGTCGGCACGACGAGTGAGCCCAGCACACTCGATCCCGCGGCTTCCTGGGACAACTCGTGGGAGTTGTTCCGCAACGTCTTCCAGACCCTGATGAGTTTCCCGACCGGGAGTTCCTATCCGCAGCCCGACGCGGCCCGCTCCTGCCGGTTCAGCGGCAGGACCAACCAGGAGTTCCGGTGCGTCCTGCGGAAAGGACTGACGTTCTCCAACGGCGACCGGCTCGACGCGTCCGCCGTGAAGCACTCCTTCGACCGCATCAGGAAGATCAACGCCCAGGGGGGTCCCGCCGGGCTGCTGGCCTCGCTCCAGGAGGTCCGGACGAGCGGGGACCTCACCGTCGTCTTCCGGCTCGGCAGACCCGACGCGACTTTTCCGTTTGTCCTCGCGACGCCCGCGATGTCGCTGGTCGCGCCGGGGGAATATCCGATCGACGCGCTCCGCGAGGACGGCGGAGTGACCGGTTCCGGGCCTTATGAACTCGCCTCGTACAGCAGCGGGGAAAAAGCCGAGCTGATCAGGAACGATCATTACGCGGGGTTCGCGAAGCCCCGGAACAACGGCGTCACGATCCGGTACTTCCCGAACTCCGAGGCCGTCTTCGGCGCACTGAAGGAAAAGCAGGTCGACGCCGTGTACCGGGGACTCACCTCGGAGCAGGTGATCGAACTGGAGGAGCGGAAATCCGAGAACCAGGATCTCCAGCTGGTCGAGACCGTCGGCTCGGACATTCGCTATCTGGTGTTCAATCCGGCGGATGCGGCGGCCGGGAAACTCGCCGTACGGCGGGCGGTGGCGCAGGTGGTGGACCGGGACGCACTGATCGCCAAGGTGTACCGGGGCACGGCCGAGCCGCTGTACTCGATGGTGCCCAAGGGCATCTCCGGGCACACCACCAGCTTCTTCGACCAGTACGGCGACCCGTCGGCGGCCAAGGCGAAAGGTTTCCTCGACGAGGCGGGCATCGGTGTGCCCGTCCCGCTCACGCTCTGGTTCACCACGGACCGCTACGGGTCGGGGACGGCGGGGGAGTTCGTGGAGCTGAAGCGTCAGCTGGAGGACTCGGGGCTGTTCGAGGTCACCCTGCGCGGCAAGCCGTGGAAGCAGTTCCAGGCCGGCTACCAGCAGGGGGAGTACCCCGTCTTCGGCCGGGGCTGGTTCCCCGACTTCCCGGACCCGGACAACTTCGTCGCGCCCTTCGTCGGCCGGGAGAACGCGCTGAGCACACCGTACGAGAGCCCGGAGATCACCGGCCGGCTGCTGCCGGAGTCGCGCCGGGTCAGCGACCGCGCCGCCGTCGGCCGGCAGTTCGAGCGCGCTCAGCAGATCCTGGTCGAGGACGTGCGGCTGCTGCCGCTGTGGCAGGGCAAGCTGTATGTCGCCTCCACGGAGGACATCGGCGGCGGGGAGCGCGCGCTCGACCCGCAGACGGTCATGCAGATGTGGGAGCTGAAGCGGATAAAGAGCTGGTAGAGGCGGTTGTCAGTGGTGCCGGGTAGGTTCGGAGACCTCTACAAGTGATTGATTGCCGGAGGTTGTTCACGTGACCGACACCGACCTGCTGCCCGAGTCCTGGCGCGGCGTTCTCGGCGAGGAGCTGGAGAAGCCCTATTTCAAGGAGCTGACCGGCTTTGTGGCGGAGGAGCGGGCGAAGGGCCCGGTCTATCCGCCCCGTGACGAGGTCTTCGCTGCGCTCGACGCGACTCCTTACGACCGGGTGAAGGTGCTCGTCCTGGGCCAGGACCCGTACCACGGAGCGGGCCAGGGGCACGGTCTGTGCTTCTCCGTGCGCCCCGGTGTCAGGACGCCGCCCTCCCTGCGGAACATCTACAAGGAGATGAAGGAGGAGCTGGGTCATCCGGTGCCGGACAACGGATATCTGATGCCCTGGGCCGAGCAGGGGGTGCTGCTGCTCAACGCGGTGCTGACGGTCCGCGAGGGCGAGGCCAACTCGCACAAGGGCAAGGGGTGGGAGAAGGTGACGGACGCGGTGATCCGCGCCGTGGCCGAGCGGTCCGATCCGGCGGTCTTCGTGCTCTGGGGCGCCTACGCGCAGAAGAAGCTGCCGCTGATCGACGAGGAGCGCCATGTGGTGGTGAAGGGCGCGCACCCCTCGCCGCTGTCGGCGAAGAAGTTCTTCGGCTCGCGCCCCTTCACCCAGATCGACGCGGCGATCGCGGCGCAGGGCCACGAGCCCATCGACTGGCGCATCCCGGATCTCGCCGAGCGCGGCTGATCCACGACAGGCCGGGGTTCGGCGCCCGAGCCTGAGGGGGATTGTCCGCCATGGCGGTTAGCGTCTGTTTGTCGGATTTATCGGACGGGCAAGCGGAGGCGGCAGTGATGGAGCGGCAGCAGACGTCGGAGGACGCCGTCATGACCAGGATCGGTCAGGCGGTCATGCTCCTCCACGGCGGTGACCGCGAAGAGGCACGCAACCGGCTCGGTGCGCTCTGGGCGGAGATCGGCGAGAGCGGGCGCGCGCTGCACCGCTGCACGCTGGCGCACTACATGGCGGACACCCAGGACGATCCCGGCGACGAACTGGCCTGGGATCTCAGGGCACTCACTGCGGCGGAGGGGCAGGACGGCGGAACCGACGGGGGCGGCGACGGGGACGTTGGGGAGGGCGGGGCCGGTGGGGGCGGCGGCGCGGCGGCGGCCGAGGAGGAGGCCGGTGCGGGCGGGGCGGTCGTCTCCTCGGCCGTGCGCGCCTTCTATCCGGCGCTCCACCTCAACCTCGCCGCGGACTACGCGAAGCTCCAGCGGCCGGAGGCGGCCCGGCTCCACCTGGACCGGGCGCGCGACGCGGCGGACGCGCTGGGCGACGCGGGGTACGGGCACGGCGTGCGGGCCGGGATCGCGCGGCTGGAGCGGACGCTGCGGGCGCGGGGGCGGTGACGCGGGGAGGCCGGTCATGGGGGAGGCCGGTAGCGCGGGAGGTCGCTCGCGCGAGGAACCGGTCGCGCGGGAGGTCGGCCGGGGGCGGTCAACGGCCGCGGACCTCGTCGCAGATCCGGGCCTGGGGGCCGTCCTGCGGCCACTGGACGTAGGTCTCGCCCAGTTCGCAGACATCGGCCGCCGTCCGTACGGTCGGCGGCGCCGAGGGGAGCCGGTCCGCCCCTTGTCCGGCGGGCCGCCGCTCGGGCGGTCCGGCGGGCGCTCGGGTGGCGAGCGGTGCGCCGCCGCCGTTCCGGCCGTCCGCCGCCGGTGGCGGTACGGGGGCGGTGGCGCGCGCGGCCGGCTTCGCGGGCGGCGTGGAGCCGGCCGCCTCCAGCGCCTCCTTCACCTGCGTCTGCGCGTATCGCGAGGTCGCCTCCTCGGGGCCCTGTCCGGGGACCGCTCCGGAAGTGGCCCCGGGGACACGGGCGCCGCTGGTCGTCTCCGGCCGGGGGGCCGGCGCGGGGTGCGGCTCGACGGCCACACAGCCGGAGAGGGCCGTGACCGCCATCCCGACCAGGGCCATCGCCGCGCTTCTCGTTCGTTCCATCCGGGCAACTCTGCTGGTCGCGCCGCCCGTTGTGGAGTGGAAAGGCGGGAAATGGCCCGGATGAGTGACATCGGCGCCCCTGATGGCCGCCGAACGAGAGGCCGGGCGGCGGCTCACTCGCCGGTCGCGCCGTCGATGCGCTCGCGGATCAGATCGGCGTGACCGTTGTGCCGGGCGTACTCCTCGATCAGGTGGACGTAGATCCAGCGCAGGTTGTACGGCTCGCCGGTGGCGCGGTCGCGTCGGCCCGCGCCCCGGTCGTCCAGGGAGTGCGGCGCGGCCACTTCCCGGGCGCGGGCGATCTCCGCCCGCCAGATGGCGTGCGTCTCGTCCCAGGTGTCGCCCTCGCCGTGGTGGAAATCCCCGTCCGGGTCGTCGTCGCTGTAGAAGAGGGGCCCGGCCTGCTCGTCGGCCAGCGTCCTGCGGAACCAGGCGCGCTCCACCTCGGCCATGTGCCGTACGAGCCCGATCAGCGTCAGCCCGGAAGGCGGTACGGACGCCTCCTTGAGCTGTCTCTCGCTCAGCCCCGCGCACTTCAGGGCGAGGGTCTCCCGGTGGTAGTCGAGCCAGCTCTCCAGCATCTCGCGCTCGCCGGCGACGGTGGAGGGATCGGTGCGCTCAGGTGTCGTCATGGCCGCCATCCTCACCCACGCGCGACCGCCCCGGCCAGGGGTTATCCGCCGGTGCCGGCGGCTTCCGTACCGTCGCCGAGCATGCCCCGCAGCAGCTCGGTGAAGCCCCGGCGCAGCTCCTCCAGGGACGGGACGGAGTGGTGGTACGAGCCCGCGGCGCAGGAGAACAGCAGCCCCTCGCACCAGGCCACGAGCGAGTGCGTGTGCCGCTCGGGCTCGGTGGAGCCGGCCGCCGTCATCATCGCGATCAGCGGCTCGCGGAACTGCCGGCCCGTCGCGTCGTAGAAGGCCCGCAGTTCCGGGCGGCGGGTGGCTTCGAGCGCGAGTTCGTAGCGGGCGACGAGCAGCTCCGGATACCCGGTCAGATAGCGGTGCAGGGCGAGCGCCAGCGCGTCGACCGGCGCGGTCGCGCGGGTGGTGGCGCCGGGCATCCGTGCCGGGGCGAGGACCTGGATCTCGCGCTCCGCCTGCCGCCGTACCACCGCTTCGAGCAGTGCCTGCCGGGTGCGCGCGTGGTTGGACGTGGAGCCCTGGGGGAGACCGGCCAGCTCGTCCACGGCGCGGTGGGTCAGCCCCCGCATACCGCGCTCGGCGAGCAGGGTGAGGGCGGTGTCGGCGATGAGTTCGGCGCGGGAGGGGCCGGCGGTGCGTTCGGGCATGCCGTCAATCTATCCCGTTCACTACAGCTGTAGTACGGTGGGAACAGGGCACTACATCTGTAGTTTCCCGGCCTCTTCCACGGGTGGGCCGGGAGGGAGAGAGGGAGACGTCATGGACCAGTCCCGCGCCGTCGTCATCGGCGGTGGCATCGGCGGCCTCACCGCGGCCGTGGCCCTGCACCAGCGCGGATGGGACGTCACCGTCCTCGAACGCGCCGCCTCGCTCGCCCCCGTCGGCGCCGGTCTCGGCCTCGCGCCCAACGCGCAGCGCGCGCTGGACGTCATCGGACTCGGCGACGCGGTGCGGGACCTCGCCGCCTGGCAGGGCGAGGGCGGGCTCCGCGCCCCCGACGGCCGCTGGCTCAACCGGATGGACGGTCAGCTGGCGGCCGACCGGTTCGGCGGCCCCCTCGTCCTGCTGCACCGCGCGACGCTGGTCTCCCTGCTCACCGACGCGCTCCCGGCGACGGCCGTACGCACCGGGGTGGCCGCCACCCTCGCCGAACCGGGGAGCGTGGAGGGGCCACCGGCCGTCGTCACCACCCCGGACGGCGCGTTCGAGGCCGAACTCGTCGTCGCCGCCGACGGCCTGCGCTCCGCCGTGCGCGGCACCCTCTTCCCGGCCCACCCCGGACCCCGGTACGCCGGATACACCACCTGGCGCACGATCGTCCCCGAGCCCGAGCGCCCGTTCGCCCCCCACGAGACCTGGGGCAGGGGCCGGGTCTGGGGCACCCAGCCGTTCAAGGACGGCCGCGTCTACGCGTACGCCATGACCATGACGCCCGCCGGCGGGCAGGCGCCGCACGGGGAGAAGGCCGAGCTGACCCGGCTCTTCGGGGACTGGCACGACCCCGTGCCCCGGATCATCGAGGCGGCCGAGCCCGACCGGATCCTGCGCCACGACGTGTACGAGATGAGGACGCCGCTGCCCTCCTTCCACCGGGGCAGGGCCGCGCTCCTCGGCGACGCGGCGCACGCCATGCAGCCCAGCCTGGCGCAGGGCGGCAACCAGGCCATCGAGGACGCCGTCGTCCTCGCCCACCACGTCGGCTCCGGCGCGCCTGGGCGCTTCGCCGCCGCCCTCGCCGGCTACTCCGCCGACCGGCTGCCGCGCACCAGCGCCGTCGTCCGCAGGGCGGCGCGCGCGAGCCGGATGGCCGCGGTCTCCAGTCCGGCCGGAGCCGCCGTGCGCGACCGGATGATCGCCGCCGTCTCCCGCTTCGGCCCCGGTCTCGTGCTGCGCGGGATGGACGGCATCGCCGACTGGCGCCCGCCGGGGCGCACGTATGCTTCCGGGACATCACGACCGTAGGACCACCACGGCCGGCCGGGGCCGCTGGGCGGGACCGTCGGCTCAGGACAGGTCAGGGAGGCCCTCGTGAAGGTCGGCTGCATCGGGCTCGGCGACATCGCGCGAAAGGCGTATCTGCCGGTGCTCACCACACTGCCCGGCGTCGAACTCCATCTCCAGACCCGCACCCCGGCCACCCTGGCCCGGGTCGCCGAGACCTACCGCGTCCCCGCCGACCGGTGCCACCCGGACCTCGAATCCCTGCTCTCCGTGGACCTCGACGCCGTCTTCGTGCACGCCCCGACCGCCACCCACGCCGACATCGTCTGCCAGCTCGTCGCCGCGGGCGTGCCCACCTATGTCGACAAGCCGATCGCCTACGAATACGCCGATGCCGAGCGGGTGGTGCGGCTCGCCGACGAGGGCGGCGTCAGCCTCGCCGTCGGCTTCAACCGCCGCTACGCGCCCGGCTACGCGCAGTGCCTGGAGCACCCGCGCGATCTGATCCTGCTCCAGAAGAACCGGGTGGGACTGCCCGAGGACCCCCGCACCCTGGTGCTGGACGACTTCATCCATGTCGTCGACACTCTGCGCTTCCTGCTTCCGGGCCCCGTCGAACACACCGACGTGCGGGCCCGGATCCGGGACGGGCTGCTGCACCACGTCGTCCTCCAGCTCTCCGGCGACGGCTTCAGCGCCATCGGCATGATGAACCGGATGAACGGCTCCACCGAGGAGATCCTCGAAGTGTCCGGCCAGGACACCAAGCGGGCCGTCCACGACCTCGCCACGGTCATCGACCACAAGGGACAGCCGAGCGTACGGCGGCGCGGCGACTGGGTGCCGGTGGCCCGCCAGCGCGGTGTCGAACAGTGCGTGCTGGCCTTCCTCGACGCCGTACGGGCCGGAAAGCACCTCAGCGCACGGGACGCCCTGCGGACTCATGAGATGTGCGAGCGGGTGGTACGAGCGGCGCAGGACCAGGCCGCCTGAGCGACCGGGCGCCCGCCACCGCGCAGAACGCCGCCAGCACGGCGAGCGCCCCGTACACCGCCCAGTCCCCGAACCGTACGTACGCGGTCGTGCCCCGGGCCGGCGGAACGTCGAACACCGCGGCGGCCGAACGGTCCGTGCCGAGGGCGCCGCCCACCCGCTCCCCGTCCGGGCCGAACACCGCCCCGACGCCGGTGAGCGTCGCGTGCACCATCGGCCGGCCCGTCTCCGCCGCCCGCAGCGCCGCCAGCGAGGCGTGCTGCTCCGGTGCCCAACTCCCCTGGAACGACGAGGTCGAGGACTGCGCCACCAGTACCTGGGCGCCGTCCCGCACCAGCCGCCTGCTCATGTCCGGGAACGCGGTCTCGAAGCAGATCAGTGGCCCCAGCCGCAGCCCGCCCCGGCCCTCGCCCGGCAGCACCATCACCACCTGCCCGGTCCCGCGCCTGCGGTCCTCGCCCGCCGCCTTCCCCACCGACGTCACCCAGCCGAGCGCCGCGCGGGCCGGGACGTACTCACCGAACGGCACCAGCCGCATCTTGTCGTACACATCGCCCGTAGGCCCCTCAGGCCCCACCAGCACCGCGCGCTTGAAGATGCCCGAGCGGCCCGCCGCGTCCGTGGCGCGCGCGTCCACATTGACGAGGACGGGGGCGCCGGCCGAGCGGGCGAGCACCGCGAGCCGCGCCGCCAGATCCGGCCGGGCCGCCAGATCCGCGCCGACACTGCTCTCGCCCCACACCACCAGATCGGCCCCCTGCCCGGCCAGCGTGCGGGTCAGCGCCTCACCGCGCGCGAACCGGCGCTCCACGGAATCCGCCCCGCCGACCACGCCCGGCGCCACGACACCCGGCTGCACGACCGCGATCCGTACCCGGCCCGAGGACTCCGGCCGAGGAGCCCACGCCGCTACGGAGCCCACCGCCACACCGCATGCCACCAGCGCCACGACGGCGGCGGTACGGGCCCTGGCCACCGCGACCAGCAGCGCCAGCGCCGTGTTCACCGCGACCACCAGCAGACTCACCAGCCACACACCGCCCACCGAAGCGAGCCGCAGCGCCGGAGCCACCTCCCACTGCCCGGCGCCGAGCAGCCCCCACGGTCCGCCAAGTCCCTCCCAGGACCTGACCAGTTCGACCATCAGCCAGCCCGACGGCAGCACGGCCACCGCCACCAGGGCCCGGGAACCCGACGGCGCGCCGCCGAGCGCGTACCGCACCAACAGCCCCCACGGCGCCCACAGCAGCCCCAGCAGCGCGCCGAGCACCACAAGGAATACATGAAGGCTCGGCAGCAGCCAGTGATGCACCGCGAGCATGAACCCGAGCCCGCCCAGCCACCCCTCCAGCGCGGCGCGCCGCCCGCTCGGAGCCGTCCGCAGGAGCAGCATCCAGGGCACCAGCGCGACATAGGCGAGCCACCACAGGGACGGCGCGGGAAAGGCGAGCGCGGACAGCGCGCCCGCCCCCACGGCCGCCGCGCCCCGCCACCACGCCGAGGCCGCACGGGTCCGCACACGGGTCCGCGTACGAGTCAGCATCCGGGTCCACATAGCGCGCCTCCTCGCCCCGACCGTCACGCGCACTCTTCCCCGGCGGGGCCCGGCGCATCCGCGCCGTCGCGATCAGCCGCTCTCCGGACGGCGCGCGGCACGCCGCCAGGTCTCGCGCGCGACCACGGAACGCAGCAGCCATTCCTCGCCCGCCCGCACCAGCGCGAACGTGAAGCCGCCGCCGCTCATCAGGTGCTCGCCCGACTCGTGGCGCAGCGGGCTGAGATAGTCGGCCCGCAGGTCGGCCTGATCACCCGGGTAACCCCCGAGATCCTGGATCCGCAGCCGGCGGTTGACGATCAGGTGCTGCCGTACCGGGTAGGGCCGCAGCGTGCCGGCCAGCCAGTCGCCCACCTCGGCGGCCGGCCCCTCGATGCCGCCCGCCGCCGCGTAGTCGGCGCGTCCGTCCGGGGTGAACAGAGCCCGGTACCCCGGCCAGTCGTCCTCGTCGACGGCCACCGCGTACCGGGTGACCACCTCGTCGATGGCCAGACGGTCCATCACGGTCGCGAGATCCACACGCTGTGTCATCGGCTCAGTCTCCGGCAGCGCGGGCCCGTGGCCAAGAGCCACGCACGAGCGGGCGGCGTCCGATTACACCGGTTCGGCCGCATGACGGTCGCCTCCTTCGCCTCCTGACCCGCAACTGAGGACCCGCGACTCAGGACCCTCAACTACGGACCCGCGACTCCGCGGCCTCAGTTCCGGTCCCTCAGTTCCGGCCGAAGAACTCGATTTCGGCGATGGCGGGCCTGCGGCCCTTTCCCGCACCGTAGATGTCGTCGATCGTCAGCCGCACCCGGACGACCTCGGAGCCCCGTACGTCGAACGTCTGCTGGCCCGGCCGGTCCTTGAGGGTGATCTTCTTCTCGGTGGGTTCGCCGTCCGCCGGGCGCAGCGTCACGGTCAGCGCGGACGGGCGGGACTGCGCGAGGAACTCGTCCTCCTTGGCCGACCTGCCCGAGAAGACGACGAGCTTGGTCATCCGCACCGGCTTGTCGAAGTCCACCTCCAGGAACTCCCCGGTACCCGGCCCCGTTTCGGCCGGTACCCAGAACCGGTTGGTGTACGTGTCGATGGCCGTGCGCGGCGGATGGTCCGACAGGAAGCTGGAGGCGCGGATCCGGCTGGGGCGCAGCTCGTCGGGGGTGCCCGTGCTGTCCCGGGTGAAGTCCAGCGCCTCGGGAAGGTACGGGCGCGCGAACCAGAAGGCGCCCGCGAGCACCGCGAGGGTGAGCGGAATCGCCAGACCGGGACGGCGCCACAGCCGCCGCTTGGGGCGCGTCCCCGCGGTCGGCAGGACGCGCTGTCGACGGCGGAAGATCCGGCGCCACCACGGGAGCGGTACGTCGGGGGGCGGGCCGGGATCCAGGAGCAGGCCGCAGCGCACGCACAGGGTGCGGTCCGGCTCGTTCTCCGTACGGCAGTTGGGGCAGCGCACGGCCGCGCCCCGGTGCGCGGCCGAGGGCGCGGCGGGGTCCGGCGCCGGATCGTCGGGCTCCTCGCCGGGGCCGGGCACGGGGGTGTCCAGCCGGTCGCCGGGACGGCGCGGTCCCGCCGCGACGGGCGGCGGCGCCGGGGGAGGAGCGGTCGGCGGGGAGAACGGCGGAGAGAGTGGCGAGGCGGCCGGACGGGCCGGTGGACCGGGCGGCGCGGCCGGTGGGCCCGGCGGGGCCGACGGCATCGGGGGAGCGTGCGGGCGCGGCGGCGGCTCCGGTCCGGACCTCGGCTCCGACGGCGGTACGGTCGCCGGGTCCGGGGCCGGAGCAGGCCCCGGTCCGGGCGGCACCGCCGTACCCGCCCGGGGACCGGCCCCGCTCCCCGTCGGCTCCGTACGGGCGGCCGAAGCCGCGCCCCCGCCCGCGCCCGTCCCCGCGCCCGTCCCCGCGCCCGTCCCCGCGCCCGTCCCCGGATCCGCACCGGCGTCCACGCCCGTATCCGCGTCGCCCCAGTCCAGAAACGTTTCGCAGGACGTGCAGAAGGCCGAGCCCGGCGCGTTGCGGTGCCCGCACTCCGGGCATCTCATGGCCGTACCCCGGCCGCCCCCGGAGCCTCCACCGGCAGGATCTCCAGCGTGTACCCGACATGCGCCGGGATCTCGCCCTCGATCAGCTCCTCCAGCGCCACCCGGTTCACCCCCGCGGGCCCGGCGACCCGCAACCGCACGGCCACCCAGGCCCGTTCCTCACCCGGCAGCTCCGCGTGCGGCGTCGGCGACCAGCCGGAGCCGCCGCTCTCGGTGATCTCCGGTTCCACCCCGGTCCGCCGGTGGAGCGCCTCCGCCAGCCCGCCGCGCGTGCCCCGGCGGCTGTGCCGGGCGACCGCCCCCGCCACCTCGGCCCGCCGCCGGTCCACCGGCTCGTCGCCGTGCGGTTCCACGGCGACCCACTGCGCCACCCAGTCGAGGAAGTCCTCTGGCGCTGAGCGCGGATCCAGGTGCGCCGGCAGATTGTCCAGGGTCAGCTGGACGGGGGCGAGCACATCGTCCAGGGCCGACAGGAAACGCAGCAGGAAGTCCTGCTCCAGATAGAGCGCGGGCAGCAGCTCGACCAGCGGATGCGGGGAGGGCAGTCCCGCCACGGTTCCGCGCATCGCTCACGCCTCCCTGATCCGTAGCTGGTGTTCGTAACTGAAGGCCAGCGCGTGCCGGTCCAGGGCGATCCTGGTCGTCGCCTCGCCGCGCTGCCCGGTCATCGGATCCGCGGGGAACAGCCGTACGTCCTCCACCAGATCCACCTCCGCCACGCGCTGGAGCACCGCGAACGCCTCACCGGACTGGATGGGCCGCCCGAACGGCCAGCCCTGCCCGTCCGGGCCGCCGGTCAGCGGGTTGAAGTAGCCGTACAGCGCGGCCAGCGCCTCCTCGCGCAGCCGCTCCGTCACCGCGCCCCGGCGCGCCTGCACCGAGGCGACGACCGTCACCCCCTGGTAGAACGGCGGCTCCACCATCAGCCGGGCTCCGATCGGGCGCCGCTCGTCCAGATGGCTCCTGATCTGCTCCATGGTGTCCGGCGGCGGGGTCAGTTCGTCGAAGCCGATCCGGCCCTGCGCGTCGCTGCGCCCGGACGGCACGACCAGCAGCCGCACCCCGCCGCTGTCCGCGTCCCGGCCCGCCGGTACGCAGTAGACCCGCGCCGCGTCCGGGGCCACCTCACGGGCCAGCAACTCGTAGTCGTGCGGCACGACCGCGCGGTGCAGGGTCCGCAGCGTCATCGGGCCGCGCACCCGGGCGCTCTCCACCGTCTCCCCGTCCACACCGCCCAGCGCCGCGCGCCGGTTCTCCACCCGGGCCACGAACGGCAGCGAACTGCGCAGGACACGCAGCGCGCCCCTGGCCACATTGCCGCGCCGGCCGCCGCCGGTGCGGTAGCTCCGCACCCGTACGGGACTGCCCTTGCGCGGCACCGCCCCGTAGTACCGCAGTCCGCCGTCCTGCTCCCGTACGGCGGGACCGAACTCCACCCGGCCGGAGTTGGGGTCCAGCGTGATGTGCCGGTCGTCCGGGCCCGAGTGCGCGAAGTCGTCCACGCGGGTCCAGTCGGACCAGCCCGACCCCTCGTCGATGTCAGCGACCTCGACCACGAACTCGCCGGGCACCACCGGCGGCCTCGCGAGCAGGAACGCCTGCCCCGGTACGCCCTCGGCCGGGCCGAGGATCTCCTCCCGTACCGTCTCCGCGTGCGCCGCCTCGACCGTCGCGCCGATGGTGAAGGCGCTGATGCGGCGCACGGTCGGCGAGGCGACGTAGCGGGGCTGACCGGGCTCGGCCTCCAGCAGCCGGCAGCGCAGCCAGCCGGCGGTCCGGCGCACGACGGCCGAGGCGGTGTGGGTGCGGGGCAGATGGAGGATCAGCTCGCCGGACCTGTTGAAGCCGCCGGTGTCGTCCTTCTCGATGTCGCAGGCCCGCCACTCCGTACCGTCCCACGCCTCCCAGCGCAGCGGCGGCCGGCGCGGGTCGACGCCCACACCCTCGATCCGGCAGTCGAGCCGCAGCACCACCACGCCCGTCGGCACCGCGTGCGAGAGCCCGACATAGAGCGCGTCGCCGGGCGTGGGCGTGGCGCCGAAGCACGGCACGTCGCGGCCGAGCGCGAGTTCCTCGGACCGGTCGGTCGCTTCGCCCGCCGCCGACCGCGTCGCCAGATGCGCGAACCCGCACGGCACGATCGACAGATCCTGGCTCGTGGTGAAGACCACCGCCTCGTCCGTCTCGGTACGGACGGTGGCGACCTCGGTGCCCGCCCTGACCCGTACCGGCTCGGGCTGGGGCGCCGAGAGCCGGAAGGTGACCTCGGTGCGGGCCGCCGTCGGCGGGTAGAGCCGCACGCCGATCAGATCGAGAAAGGTCAGATAGTTCTTCTCCGGCACCCGGTTCAGCCGGTAGACGAGCTGGTCGACCATGGTCGCGAACGCCTCGATCAGCGTCACACCGGGGTCCGAGACATTGTGGTCCGTCCACTCGGGGCAGCGCTGCTGGACCAGG
It encodes the following:
- a CDS encoding Gfo/Idh/MocA family protein; translated protein: MKVGCIGLGDIARKAYLPVLTTLPGVELHLQTRTPATLARVAETYRVPADRCHPDLESLLSVDLDAVFVHAPTATHADIVCQLVAAGVPTYVDKPIAYEYADAERVVRLADEGGVSLAVGFNRRYAPGYAQCLEHPRDLILLQKNRVGLPEDPRTLVLDDFIHVVDTLRFLLPGPVEHTDVRARIRDGLLHHVVLQLSGDGFSAIGMMNRMNGSTEEILEVSGQDTKRAVHDLATVIDHKGQPSVRRRGDWVPVARQRGVEQCVLAFLDAVRAGKHLSARDALRTHEMCERVVRAAQDQAA
- the lnt gene encoding apolipoprotein N-acyltransferase — translated: MLTRTRTRVRTRAASAWWRGAAAVGAGALSALAFPAPSLWWLAYVALVPWMLLLRTAPSGRRAALEGWLGGLGFMLAVHHWLLPSLHVFLVVLGALLGLLWAPWGLLVRYALGGAPSGSRALVAVAVLPSGWLMVELVRSWEGLGGPWGLLGAGQWEVAPALRLASVGGVWLVSLLVVAVNTALALLVAVARARTAAVVALVACGVAVGSVAAWAPRPESSGRVRIAVVQPGVVAPGVVGGADSVERRFARGEALTRTLAGQGADLVVWGESSVGADLAARPDLAARLAVLARSAGAPVLVNVDARATDAAGRSGIFKRAVLVGPEGPTGDVYDKMRLVPFGEYVPARAALGWVTSVGKAAGEDRRRGTGQVVMVLPGEGRGGLRLGPLICFETAFPDMSRRLVRDGAQVLVAQSSTSSFQGSWAPEQHASLAALRAAETGRPMVHATLTGVGAVFGPDGERVGGALGTDRSAAAVFDVPPARGTTAYVRFGDWAVYGALAVLAAFCAVAGARSLRRPGPAPLVPPARTSHESAGRPVR
- a CDS encoding nuclear transport factor 2 family protein, translating into MTQRVDLATVMDRLAIDEVVTRYAVAVDEDDWPGYRALFTPDGRADYAAAGGIEGPAAEVGDWLAGTLRPYPVRQHLIVNRRLRIQDLGGYPGDQADLRADYLSPLRHESGEHLMSGGGFTFALVRAGEEWLLRSVVARETWRRAARRPESG
- a CDS encoding NADase-type glycan-binding domain-containing protein; the protein is MRCPECGHRNAPGSAFCTSCETFLDWGDADTGVDAGADPGTGAGTGAGTGAGTGAGGGAASAARTEPTGSGAGPRAGTAVPPGPGPAPAPDPATVPPSEPRSGPEPPPRPHAPPMPSAPPGPPAAPPGPPARPAASPLSPPFSPPTAPPPAPPPVAAGPRRPGDRLDTPVPGPGEEPDDPAPDPAAPSAAHRGAAVRCPNCRTENEPDRTLCVRCGLLLDPGPPPDVPLPWWRRIFRRRQRVLPTAGTRPKRRLWRRPGLAIPLTLAVLAGAFWFARPYLPEALDFTRDSTGTPDELRPSRIRASSFLSDHPPRTAIDTYTNRFWVPAETGPGTGEFLEVDFDKPVRMTKLVVFSGRSAKEDEFLAQSRPSALTVTLRPADGEPTEKKITLKDRPGQQTFDVRGSEVVRVRLTIDDIYGAGKGRRPAIAEIEFFGRN
- a CDS encoding phage tail protein encodes the protein MRGTVAGLPSPHPLVELLPALYLEQDFLLRFLSALDDVLAPVQLTLDNLPAHLDPRSAPEDFLDWVAQWVAVEPHGDEPVDRRRAEVAGAVARHSRRGTRGGLAEALHRRTGVEPEITESGGSGWSPTPHAELPGEERAWVAVRLRVAGPAGVNRVALEELIEGEIPAHVGYTLEILPVEAPGAAGVRP